A window of Streptomyces sp. NBC_01224 genomic DNA:
CGCGATGTCCCCGGTCGCCTCGGTGGCGGCCGGGCCGGGAGCAGCCGGGCCCGGGGCCGCCTGGCCGGGGATGTATGCGGGCGGCGCGGGCCAGTACCGGCGGCGCTGGAAGGCGTAGGTCGGTACATCGGCCAGGCGTGCGCCCCGTCCGGCGAACACCTCCGCCCAGTCGACGGGGAGGCCGTGCACATGGAGCTCGGCCAGTGCGGTGAACAGGGCGCGCACCGGGGAACGGTCGCGGTGCTGTGTCGCGACGAGGAGGGGCGGCTCGAGGTCGCCGCGGCCGGTGAGGCAGTCCTGGGCGAGGGCGGTGAGCACGCCGTCGGGGCCGATCTCCAGGAAGGTGCCCGCCCGGTCGTCGTGCAGTCGTCGTACGGTCTCGGCGAACCGGACGGTCTCCCGGACGTGCCGCGTCCAGTAGTCGGGGCTGAGCGCCTGCTCCGTGGTGAGGGGCGCGCCGGTCACGGCACTGACGAGGTCGATCTCGGCCGGCCGGAGGGTCAGGTTCGCGGCGACCGTGCGGAGGTCGTCCAGCATGGCGTCCATGTGTGCCGAGTGGAAGGCATGGCTGGTCCGCAGCTCCTTGTGTCTGCGTCCCTGCTTCGTCCAGAGGGCCACGATGTCCTGGACCTCGTCCCGGTCACCGGACAGGACCACGGACGACGGTCCGTTGACGGCGGCGATCGACAGACCGGAGCCGGCACCGAGGAGGTCCCGCACCTCCTGCTCGGACGCCTCGACGGCCACCATCAGGCCGCCGCCCGGCATCGCCTGCATCAGGCGGCCGCGGGCCGCGACGAACGCGCAGGCGTCCTCCAGCGACAGGACCCCGGCGACGTGCGCCGCGGTCAGCTCGCCGAGGGAGTGACCGGCGACCGCGTCGGGGCGCACACCCCAATTCTCCAGCAGCCGGTACAGGGCCACTTCGAACGCGAAGAGCGCGGGCTGGGCGAACTCGGTCCGGTCGAGCTTCTCCGGGTCCGGTCCCGACATCACCGCGCGGAGGGATGTGCCGAGATGCCGGTCGAACGCGTCGCAGACGGCGTCCAGGGCCGCGGCGAACGCGGGGAAGGCCGCGTACAGCTCGTCCGCCATGCCAGGCCGTTGGCTGCCCTGCCCGGTGAAGAGGAAGACGGTACCTTCCCCGGCCCGGACCGCGCTTCGGATCACACCGGGGGCCGCCTCGCCGCCGGCCAGGGACGTGAGGCCACGGACGAGGCCGTCGCGGTCGTCGGCCAGGACCACCGCCCGGCGGTCGAGTGCCGCACGGGAGACGGCCAGCGAGTACCCGAGGTCTGTCGGGGAGTGTCCGGGATCGTCGCGCAGGCGGTCCAGGAGGCGGGTCGCCTGGTCTCTCAGGGCTTCCTCGGTGCGGGCGGACACCAGGAACGGGACGACGGGGAGCTCGGTGGTGGAGCCGGTGACGGGTTCGCTCGCGGGCGCCTGTTCGAGGATCAGGTGCGCGTTGGTGCCGCTGAGCCCGAAGGCCGAGACGCCCGCCCGGCGGGGCCGTCCTGTGACCGGCCAGGGTGTGGCCTCGGTCAGCAGGGACACCGCGCCGGCCGACCAGTCGACGTGGGGGGTGGGCGCGTCGACGTGCAAGGTCCGGGGCAGCGTCGCGTGGCCGAGTGCCAGGACGGTCTTGATGGCGCCGACGGCACCGGCGGCGGCCTGGGTGTGCCCGACATTCGACTTGACGGTGCCCAGGAGCAGGGGCCGGTCCGCGGGGCGGCCGCGGCCGTAGGTGGCGAGCAGGGCCTGGGCCTCGATCGGGTCGCCGAGCACCGTGCCGGTGCCGTGCGCCTCCACGGCGTCGACGTCGGCCGGGGTCAGACCGGCGTCGGCGAGCGCTTGGGCGATCACACGGCGCTGGGCCGGCCCGCTCGGAGCCGTGAGTCCGTTGCTCGCACCGTCCTGGTTGACCGCGCTGCCGCGCAGCACGGCGAGCACCTTCCGGCCGTTCCGGCGGGCGTCGGAGAGGCGTTCCAGGAGGATGACGCCCGCTCCTTCGCCCCAGCCCGTCCCGTCGGCGCCGGCCGCGAACGACTTGCAACGGCCGTCGCCGGCGAGTCCGCGCTGCTTGCTGAACTCGACGAACGCGCCAGGGGTGGCCATGACTGTCACCCCGCCGGCCAGCGCCAGCGAGCACTCCCTGTCGCGCAACGACCTGGCGGCCAGGTGGATGGCCACGAGGGACGACGAACAGGCGGTGTCGACCGTGATCGCCGGTCCCTGGAGGCCCAGGAGGTAGGACACCCGGCCGGAGACGACGCTGCCCGCGGCGCCGGTGAGCAGGTAGCTGTCGCTGCCCTGGGCATCGCCGTACATCCCCGCGCTGTACCCCGAGGAGGAGGCCCCGACGAACACGCCGGTGCCGGTGCCGCGCAGGGACGACGGGTCGATACCGGCCCGTTCGAACAGTTCCCACGACGACTCGAGCAGCAGCCGCTGCTGCGGGTCCATCGCCAGTGCCTCGCGTGGGCCGATTCCGAACAGCGCGGCGTCGAACGCGTCGGCGTCGTGGACGAATCCTCCCTCCGGGGTGATGCCCTCGTCACCCAGCCCGCGCAGCCAGTCCACGTCCCAGCCCCGGTCGTCGGGGACGGCCGACATGGCGTCCGTACCGTCCATGACGAGGCGCCACAGGTCCTCCGGCGACCGTACGCCGCCCGGCAGGCGGCAGCTCATCGCCACGACGGCGACCGGCTCCGCCCGCTCGTCGACGAGGCGCTGATGCTGTTGGCGCAGCCGTTCGTTCTCCACGAGAGACGCCCGTAGCGCATCGACGATCTCTTCGACCTGCGTCCCCATCATGTGCTCCACGCTGCTCGTCGCATCAGGCTTCCTTCGTTCGTGTCGCCATGCGGACGAGGGCGGTGATGTCCATGGCGTTGATCTCGTCCACCCGGTCGTCGGACTCAGGCGTTCGCTCCTCCTGCGGGGCCTTGGCCTCCTCCGGACGCAGCAGCGCGTCCAGGAGACCCGACTCTCGGATCCGGGCCATCGGGATGGTGGCGAGCAGCGAGCGCACCTGTGCGTCGTCGTCCTCGTCGGACGACTCCGTGCCCGGCGGCGGCAGTTCGCGCAGCAGCCGGTCGCGAAGGCCGGTTGGTGACGGTTCGTCGAAGACCAGGGTGGTCTCCAGGCGCAGCCCGGTGGCGGCGTTCAGGCGGTTGCGCAGCTCGACCGCCATGACCGAGTCGAATCCCATCTCCCGGAAGGCCCGTTGGGGGTCGACGGCATCGGCGCCGGGATGTCCGAGCACTGCCGCCGCCTCCGTCCGTACGAGGTCCAGGAGCACCCGCTTCCGTTCGGCTTCCGAGGCGCCGGCCAGCCGGTCCGCAAGGGCGGTGGCCGCGGCCTCGGGCGCGTCGTGGTCGTCCTCGGAAGGCTGGAGCACGGCGGCGGCCTCGGGGATGTCCTCGATCAGCGGACGGGGCCGGGCCATGGTGAAAGCGGGGGCGAACCGGGTCCAGTCGATGTCGGCGACCGTCAGGCAGGTTTCCTCCCTTTCCACCGCCTGGACCAGGGCCCGGACGGCCGACTCGGGGTCCATGGGCCGCAGTCCGAGGCGCGTGAGCGTCGACTCGGCGGCGGTGTCCACCATGCCTCCGCCGGCCCAGCCGCCCCAGGCGACCGAAGTGGCGGCCAGCCCGCGGGCGCGGCGGCGCTCCGCGAGCGCGTCGAGGTGGCAGTTGCTGACGGCGTAGGCGCCCTGCGCCGATCCGCCCCAGACGCCGGCGCCGGAGGCGAACAGCACGAAGGCGTCCAGCGAGTCGTCGTCGAAGAGTTCGTCGAGGTGGGTCGCGCCTGCCGCCTTCGCGGACATGACCCGAGCGAACTCGGCGGGGTCGGACTCCTCCAGGCCGCAGACCAGGGTCTCCCCGGCAGCGTGCACCACTGTGCGTACGGGCGCCTTCTCGTCCTGTGCCAGGTCCTTCACGAGGGCGGTCAGGGCGGTGGGGTCGGCGACGTCGCAGGCGGCGAGCGTCACGCGGGCGCCCAGGGCGGTGAGTTCGTCCTTCAGCGCCAGGGCCCCGGGGGTGTCCGCGCCCCTGCGCCCGGTCAGCACCAGGTGCTCGGCGCCATTGCCCGCGAGCCAGCGGGCGATGTGGGACCCCAGGGCTCCCATGCCTCCGGTGATCAGGGCCGTACCGCGCGGCCGCCAGCGCGACGGCGCGGCCGGCCGGGGGCCGGCGGGCGAGCGTCCGAGGCGGCGGGCGAACACCCCCTGGGGGCGAACGGCCAGCTGGTCCTCGTCACCGGCCCCGGCCAGCAGTCGGCACACCTGGGCGACGGACCGCTCGTCCGGCTCGGCGGACAGGTCGATGAGGCCGCCCCAGCGTTCGGGGTGCTCGAGGCCGATCACGCGGCCCAGCCCCCAGACCTGTGCCTGGGCCGGGCCGGCGAGCGGGCCGGAGCCGTCGACGGAGACCGCTCCCCGGGTCAGGCACCACAGGGGCGCCACCAGGTCCAGATCGGTCATCGCCTGGATGAGGGAGGTGGTGGCCGCGACGCCGGCCGGGACGACCGGGTGGAACGGGTCGGGTCGGTCGTCCTCGGCGAGGAAGGACAGGACGCCTTCGATCGGGCCGCCGTCGGGCACGGCGGCCCCGAGCCGTTGCAGCGCCATGGCGCGTCCGGTGTCGTCGGACTCGAACAGCACGTGGATGGTGCGGGCCCCGTTGCGCGCCAGCTCTCGCTCGACGGCCTCGCTCGCCCTGCTCGCCACCCCGTGCGGGCTGACGATCAGCCAGGTACCCGACGGGGCCGTGGCCGTGGCCGTGGCCGGGGCCGTGGCCGGGGTGACGGGCACCCAGGTGATCCCGTAGCGCCAGCTGTCCAGGACGGACTGCTCGCGGCGTTCGCGCCGCCAGGACGTGAGGGAGGGCAGGACGCTCTCCCACGAGCGCCGGGCTTCGTCGTCGCCGGCTCCCAGCATGCCGGCCAGCGCGGTGGGGTCCTCGCTCTCCACGGCGGCCCAGAACGCGTCGTCCACCGGGTCGCGGTGTTCGGCCGGGGCGGGGAGTGCGGCGGGCTTCGGCCAGTAGCGGCTGCGCTGGAAGGCGTACGTGGGCAGCTCGGCATGGCCCGTACGGGGGCCGAACACGGCACGCCAGTCGGGGGACACACCGGCGACGTGGGCCTCGGCCAGTGACGTGAGGAACCGGTGGGGCCCGCCCTCGTGGCGGCGCAGCGTACCCAGCGCGGTCGCCTCCGTCTTCACGGCGTCGAACGTCTCCTGGAGCCCGATTCCCATCACCGGGTGGGGGCCGACCTCGAGGAACGTACGGTGGCCGTCGGCGAGTGCCGCGCGGGTGGCGGCCTCGAACTCCACGGTGGAGCGCAGGTTGCGGAACCAGTACCCGGCGTCCAGTTCCGCGGTGTCGATCGTCGCGCCCGTGAGGGTCGAGTAGAACGGCACGGTGGACGAGCGGGGGGTGATCCCGGTGAGCAGCCGGTCCAGTTCCTCGCGGATGGCCTCGACCTGGGCGGAGTGCGAGGCATAGTCGACCGCGATGCGCCGGCCGCGTACACCGCCGGCCTCGCAGGCGCTCAGGAGCTCGTCCAGCGCCTCGGGCTCCCCCGCGACGACGGCGGACGACGGACCGTTGACGGCAGCCACCGACAACCGGTCGCCCCACGCGGTGAGACGCTCGCGCAGCAGCGGGGCCGGCTCCCCGACCGACACCATGCCGCCCCTGCCGGACAGGGCGAGCAGCGCCCTGCTGCGCAGGGCCACGACACGCGCGGCGTCTTCGACGGACAGCGCGCCGGCCACGGTCGCGGCGGCGATCTCGCCCTGCGAATGGCCGATCACGGCGGCCGGACGGACTCCGCAGGCACGCCACAGCTCGGCCAGCGACACCATGACCGCCCACAGCACGGGCTGCACCACGTCGACCCGATCGAGGCCGGGGGCGCCGGGAGCCTCACGTACGACGTCTTCCAGCGACCAGTCCGTATGGGGGGCCAGGGCCTGTGCGCAGTCGGCGATTCGTGCGGCGAACACGCCGGAGGTGTCGAGCAGTTCCTTCGCCATGCCGGGCCATTGCGCGCCCTGCCCGGGGAATACGAGGGCGGGCCCGATGTCGCGGGCCGCGCTCCCCCGTACGATTCCGGCCGCCGAGCCGTCGGCGGCCAGCACCCGCAGCGCCGCCTCGAACTCGGCGGGCTTTGAGGCGACGAGGGCCGCGCGGTGCTCGAAACGGGACCTGGTCGTCGCCAGGGCGTGGGCGAGGGCGGCCGGGTCCGCGGTGCCGACCGCGTCCAGCAGGCGCGACGCCTGGTCCCGCAGGGCTTGGCGCGTCCTGCCGGACAGCACCCACGCGGTCGTGGCGCCGGTGTCGAGCGGAACGTCCGGCTGGGGAGCAGCCGGGGCGGGGACGTCGGCAGGGGCCTGCTCGATGATGGTGTGCGCGTTCGTACCGCTGACGCCGAATGACGACACGCCCGCGCGGCGCGGCCGGTCCGTCTCCGGCCAGTCGACCGGTGCCGTCAGCAGTTCCACGGCGCCCGCCGACCAGTCGACGTGGGACGACGGCTCGTCCACGTGCAGTGTCGGGGGCAGTACGCCGTGCCGCATCGCCATCACCATCTTGATCACACCGGCCACACCTGCGGCGGCCTGCGTGTGACCGATGTTCGACTTGACCGATCCCAGCCACAGCGGCCGGTCCGCCGGACGGTCCTGCCCGTACGTGGCGAGCAGCGCCTGCGCCTCGATCGGGTCGCCCAGCGTCGTGCCGGTGCCGTGCGCCTCCACGGCGTCGACCTGGTCGGCGGTCAGACCGGCCCCGTCCAGCGCCTGCCGGATGACCCGTTGCTGCGAGGGGCCGTTGGGCGCGGTCAGACCGTTGCTCGCACCGTCCTGGTTCACCGCGGAGCCCCGTACGACCGCGAGGACCTCACGACCGTTGCGGCGGGCGTCCGAGAGCCGTTCGACCAGGAGGACGCCGACGCCCTCGCCCCAGCCCGTACCGTCGGCGGACTCGGCGAAAGCCTTGCACCTGCCGTCGGAGGACAGTCCGCGCTGCCGGCTGAACTCGATGAACGCGGACGGCGTCGACATCACGGTCACACCGCCGGCCAGGGCCAGGGTGCATTCGCCCGCGCGCAGGGCCTGGACGGCCAGGTGCAGGGCGACCAGTGAGGACGAGCACGCCGTGTCGACGGTGACCGCGGGTCCTTCCAGACCCAGCGCGTAGGACACCCGTCCGGAAACCACGCTGGCCGCGTTTCCGGTGGCCACGAAGCCTTCGGCGCTCTCGGCCGAGCCCATCAGGAGGCCGGTGTAGTCCTGGCTGTTGGTGCCCGCGAAGACGCCGACCCGTCCGCCGCGCACCGAATCGGGGTCGATACCCGCCCGCTCGAACGCCTCCCACGAGGTTTCGAGCAGCAGGCGTTGCTGCGGGTCCATGGCCAGCGCCTCGCGCGGGGCGATGCCGAAGAAGCCCGCGTCGAAGTCGGCGACATCGTGCAGGAACCCGCCCTCGCGCACGTACGACGTGCCCCGCTGGTCGGGGTCCGCGCTGTAGAGCCGTTCGATGTCCCAGCCCCGGTCGCCGGGCAGTGGGGAGACCGCGTCGGTCCCCGACTCCAGGAGGTCCCAGAACTGTTCCGGGGACTGGACCCCGCCGGGGAAGCGGCAGCTCATGCCGACGATGGCGATCGGGTCGTCGTCCAGGACGGCGACGGGGGCGTCCTGGGCCGGCCCCGTCCGGGAGCCGACGAGTTCGTCACGCAGGTACCGGGAGAGGACCAGCGGGGTCGGGTAGTCGAAGACGAGTGTCGCGGGCAGGGCGAGTCCGGTGCTCGCCCCGAGCAGGTTGCGCAGCTCCACTGCAGTCAGCGAGTCGAAGCCCAGCTCCCGGAAGGCACGTCCGGGCTGCACCCCGTCCGCCGACGCGTGCCCGAGTACCGCGGCGGCCTGGCCGCAGACCAGCGCGAGCAGGATGCGCTCGGACTCCTGCGGTGAGGTGCCTGCCAGCTGCTCGTGCAGGGCGCTCTCGGCGGCCTTCTCCGGCGCCGGGGCGCCGGTCGCCGCCGACAGCCGCTGCACGTCGGGGATCTCGCCGATGAACGCGGACCGGCCGGGCGGCAGGGAGGGCGCGAAGCGCTCCCAGTCCACATCGGCGACGACCGTGTGGGGCGCACCGCCTTCGACGGCCTGTCGCAGCGCCCGCATCGCCGGTTCCGGTGGCAGCGGGGGCATTCCGCCCCGGCGTACGCGTTCGGCCACCAGCGGGTCGGCGGCCATGCCGGCGCCGTCCCAGGCGCCCCATCCGATGGACGTGGCGGGCAGCGCCTGGGCGTGGCGGACGGCGGCGATCGCGTCGAGGAACGCGTTGCCGGCCGCGTACGCGGCCTGTCCGGCGTTACCGAACGTGGCGGCCAGCGAGGAGAAGAGGACGAACGCCGACAGGTCGAGATGGCGGGTCAGTTCGTGCAGGTGCAGGACGGCGTCGGCCTTCGGCCGCAGGACCCGCTCGACCCGCTCGGGGGTCAGCGAGCCGAGCATGCCGTCGTCCAGCACGCCGGCGGTGTGGACGACCGCGGTCAGCGGGTGCTCGGCGGGTACCGACGCGAGCAGTGCAGCCAGCGCGTCCCGGTCGGTGACGTCACAGGCGGCCACGGTGACGCGCGCGCCGAGCTGCGTGAGCTCGGCCTGCAGATCCCGGGCGCCGGGGGCGTCGGGGCCGCTGCGGCTCGTGAGCAACAGGTGGGCGGCCCCGTTGCGGGCCAGCCAGCGGGCGGCGACGGTACCCAGGGCGCCGGTGCCGCCGGTCACCAGCACGGTGCCGTCGGGCTGCCACGGCGTACGTGCCTCCGGCAGCTGGGGGGCGGACCTGACGAGGCGGCGTACGTGGACGCCGGAGGACCGTATCGCCAGTTGGTCCTCCGTCCTGCGGGTGTCGGCGAGCACTGCGCACAGGCGGCGGGCGGCACGGGTGTCGAGTGTCCCGGGCAGGTCGATCAAGCCGCCCCAGAGACCGGGCTCTTCGACCGCCACGACCTGGCCGAGGCCCCAGACCATGGCCTGTTCGGGGGCGGTCAGCGGGTCGGATCCGTTGACGGCGACGGCACCGCGGGTGGCCAGCCAGAGCGGTGCGCGCAGCCGCGCGGCCGCCAGGGCCTGCACCAGTGCGAGGGTGTCCTGGAGCCCTTGGGTCCCCTCGCCGTGCAGGGCGGTCAGGGCCAGCACGCCGGTGATGCCGCCGTCCGTCATGGCGTCCCGCAGCAGGGCGCCGTCGTGGGGCGACGGGACGCGGACGACGCGGACTCCGTGGGCGCCCAGAGCGTCCGCGATGTCGTCGGTGGCGTCCTCGGGGCCCGCCACGAGCCATGTACCGGCCGGTACGGCCGGGTCGGGTTCCGGTGCGGGGCGCCACTGCACCTCGTACCGCCAGGAGTCGATGGCGGACTGGTCGCGCCGGCCGCGCCGCCAGTCGGCGAGTGCCGGCAGTACGGTGCTGAGGGGCTGGTCCCCGTCGAGGGCGAGCGTGCCGGTCACGG
This region includes:
- a CDS encoding type I polyketide synthase, whose amino-acid sequence is MGTQVEEIVDALRASLVENERLRQQHQRLVDERAEPVAVVAMSCRLPGGVRSPEDLWRLVMDGTDAMSAVPDDRGWDVDWLRGLGDEGITPEGGFVHDADAFDAALFGIGPREALAMDPQQRLLLESSWELFERAGIDPSSLRGTGTGVFVGASSSGYSAGMYGDAQGSDSYLLTGAAGSVVSGRVSYLLGLQGPAITVDTACSSSLVAIHLAARSLRDRECSLALAGGVTVMATPGAFVEFSKQRGLAGDGRCKSFAAGADGTGWGEGAGVILLERLSDARRNGRKVLAVLRGSAVNQDGASNGLTAPSGPAQRRVIAQALADAGLTPADVDAVEAHGTGTVLGDPIEAQALLATYGRGRPADRPLLLGTVKSNVGHTQAAAGAVGAIKTVLALGHATLPRTLHVDAPTPHVDWSAGAVSLLTEATPWPVTGRPRRAGVSAFGLSGTNAHLILEQAPASEPVTGSTTELPVVPFLVSARTEEALRDQATRLLDRLRDDPGHSPTDLGYSLAVSRAALDRRAVVLADDRDGLVRGLTSLAGGEAAPGVIRSAVRAGEGTVFLFTGQGSQRPGMADELYAAFPAFAAALDAVCDAFDRHLGTSLRAVMSGPDPEKLDRTEFAQPALFAFEVALYRLLENWGVRPDAVAGHSLGELTAAHVAGVLSLEDACAFVAARGRLMQAMPGGGLMVAVEASEQEVRDLLGAGSGLSIAAVNGPSSVVLSGDRDEVQDIVALWTKQGRRHKELRTSHAFHSAHMDAMLDDLRTVAANLTLRPAEIDLVSAVTGAPLTTEQALSPDYWTRHVRETVRFAETVRRLHDDRAGTFLEIGPDGVLTALAQDCLTGRGDLEPPLLVATQHRDRSPVRALFTALAELHVHGLPVDWAEVFAGRGARLADVPTYAFQRRRYWPAPPAYIPGQAAPGPAAPGPAATEATGDIASAEASTALAERLAEATPAGRHKLLLDVVTTWAAAALGLPSAEELDTGRDFLEQGFDSLTALELRNSLRTVLGTEELSATLLFDHPTPSRLARHLSTVLDGGGGEATAPTARPSGGILGSLLQHTRSTGQAVEYAKVLMQLAEFRTVFNSDAPPAQPAPVVRLASGDGLPLICLCTMSMLSGPHEYARLAAGFRGERDVYALPHPGFAEGEDLPENFDVLMRTHADSVLRTVGDKPFVVTGHSGGALLANALSRELDRRGRPPAAVILLDSYPADSEVMAAWMPELLGGMVERDDAYTPMDDFRATAWAAYLPFLYACRAQPVDVPTLLVRAEEPLGAWSGEGDWHAVWPLPHSVVDTAGNHFTMLGERAGPLARRMREWLTEQGC
- a CDS encoding type I polyketide synthase, with the translated sequence MANEEKLRYFLKRVSTDLEAAHDRIREMEERDTEPIAIIGMSCRYPGGVRSPEELWDLVASGADGMTPFPSDRGWNTDSVFQPAPGGTGYAGEGGFVRDAGDFDAAFFGISPREALATDPQQRLLLETSWEAVERAGIDPETLRGTPTGIFAGTNGQDYPYLLMGSAGLEGYTGTGSAAAVISGRVSYTLGLEGPAVTVDTACSSSLVALHLAAQALRRGECTLALAGGVTVMATPGMFSSFSAQGGLARDGRCKAFAAAADGTGFAEGVGVLLVERLSDARRNGHQVLAVLRGSAVNQDGASNGLTAPNGPSQQRVIEQALADASLTPSQVDVVEAHGTGTVLGDPIEAQALLATYGQDRPANRPLWLGSVKSNIGHTQAAAGVAGVIKMVMAMQRDALPATLHIDAPTPQVDWTTGEVRLLTDAVPWPETGQPRRAGVSSFGISGTNAHVIIEQAATPADTPAATPAGTGAQEGSVALPVSARGGTALAAQAARLRALLATRPEYDLADVAHALATTRTAFEDRAVVVAEDRDGVLLQLEALANGTAGPVRGTVTEGRVAFLFSGQGSQRLGTGRELAERFPVFRDALDEVCAHLDRHLQHPLRSVLFAEEGSERAALLHRTAYTQAALFAVEVALFRLLAHWGVRPGLLAGHSIGEVSAVHVAGVLSLDDACTLVAARGRLMQALPEGGAMVAVEASEDEVVQALASRTDRASVAAVNGPRSVVVSGDEDEVLTVAAHFEARNRKTKRLKVSHAFHSPHMDPMLDEFGRVLRALTFAPPAIPVVSNVTGRILTAEEAGSADYWVRHVRRTVRFDDCVRTLAGQGVKTYVELGPDGVLSAMVADCLDADADAGADAFPVLRAGRPETRSAMTALSRSYVRGVDCDWTALFPGAGQVTLPTYAFQRTRYWPESLVWTAAADARGGEDPAEAGFWSAVERQDLDAVTGTLALDGDQPLSTVLPALADWRRGRRDQSAIDSWRYEVQWRPAPEPDPAVPAGTWLVAGPEDATDDIADALGAHGVRVVRVPSPHDGALLRDAMTDGGITGVLALTALHGEGTQGLQDTLALVQALAAARLRAPLWLATRGAVAVNGSDPLTAPEQAMVWGLGQVVAVEEPGLWGGLIDLPGTLDTRAARRLCAVLADTRRTEDQLAIRSSGVHVRRLVRSAPQLPEARTPWQPDGTVLVTGGTGALGTVAARWLARNGAAHLLLTSRSGPDAPGARDLQAELTQLGARVTVAACDVTDRDALAALLASVPAEHPLTAVVHTAGVLDDGMLGSLTPERVERVLRPKADAVLHLHELTRHLDLSAFVLFSSLAATFGNAGQAAYAAGNAFLDAIAAVRHAQALPATSIGWGAWDGAGMAADPLVAERVRRGGMPPLPPEPAMRALRQAVEGGAPHTVVADVDWERFAPSLPPGRSAFIGEIPDVQRLSAATGAPAPEKAAESALHEQLAGTSPQESERILLALVCGQAAAVLGHASADGVQPGRAFRELGFDSLTAVELRNLLGASTGLALPATLVFDYPTPLVLSRYLRDELVGSRTGPAQDAPVAVLDDDPIAIVGMSCRFPGGVQSPEQFWDLLESGTDAVSPLPGDRGWDIERLYSADPDQRGTSYVREGGFLHDVADFDAGFFGIAPREALAMDPQQRLLLETSWEAFERAGIDPDSVRGGRVGVFAGTNSQDYTGLLMGSAESAEGFVATGNAASVVSGRVSYALGLEGPAVTVDTACSSSLVALHLAVQALRAGECTLALAGGVTVMSTPSAFIEFSRQRGLSSDGRCKAFAESADGTGWGEGVGVLLVERLSDARRNGREVLAVVRGSAVNQDGASNGLTAPNGPSQQRVIRQALDGAGLTADQVDAVEAHGTGTTLGDPIEAQALLATYGQDRPADRPLWLGSVKSNIGHTQAAAGVAGVIKMVMAMRHGVLPPTLHVDEPSSHVDWSAGAVELLTAPVDWPETDRPRRAGVSSFGVSGTNAHTIIEQAPADVPAPAAPQPDVPLDTGATTAWVLSGRTRQALRDQASRLLDAVGTADPAALAHALATTRSRFEHRAALVASKPAEFEAALRVLAADGSAAGIVRGSAARDIGPALVFPGQGAQWPGMAKELLDTSGVFAARIADCAQALAPHTDWSLEDVVREAPGAPGLDRVDVVQPVLWAVMVSLAELWRACGVRPAAVIGHSQGEIAAATVAGALSVEDAARVVALRSRALLALSGRGGMVSVGEPAPLLRERLTAWGDRLSVAAVNGPSSAVVAGEPEALDELLSACEAGGVRGRRIAVDYASHSAQVEAIREELDRLLTGITPRSSTVPFYSTLTGATIDTAELDAGYWFRNLRSTVEFEAATRAALADGHRTFLEVGPHPVMGIGLQETFDAVKTEATALGTLRRHEGGPHRFLTSLAEAHVAGVSPDWRAVFGPRTGHAELPTYAFQRSRYWPKPAALPAPAEHRDPVDDAFWAAVESEDPTALAGMLGAGDDEARRSWESVLPSLTSWRRERREQSVLDSWRYGITWVPVTPATAPATATATAPSGTWLIVSPHGVASRASEAVERELARNGARTIHVLFESDDTGRAMALQRLGAAVPDGGPIEGVLSFLAEDDRPDPFHPVVPAGVAATTSLIQAMTDLDLVAPLWCLTRGAVSVDGSGPLAGPAQAQVWGLGRVIGLEHPERWGGLIDLSAEPDERSVAQVCRLLAGAGDEDQLAVRPQGVFARRLGRSPAGPRPAAPSRWRPRGTALITGGMGALGSHIARWLAGNGAEHLVLTGRRGADTPGALALKDELTALGARVTLAACDVADPTALTALVKDLAQDEKAPVRTVVHAAGETLVCGLEESDPAEFARVMSAKAAGATHLDELFDDDSLDAFVLFASGAGVWGGSAQGAYAVSNCHLDALAERRRARGLAATSVAWGGWAGGGMVDTAAESTLTRLGLRPMDPESAVRALVQAVEREETCLTVADIDWTRFAPAFTMARPRPLIEDIPEAAAVLQPSEDDHDAPEAAATALADRLAGASEAERKRVLLDLVRTEAAAVLGHPGADAVDPQRAFREMGFDSVMAVELRNRLNAATGLRLETTLVFDEPSPTGLRDRLLRELPPPGTESSDEDDDAQVRSLLATIPMARIRESGLLDALLRPEEAKAPQEERTPESDDRVDEINAMDITALVRMATRTKEA